A part of Microbacterium terregens genomic DNA contains:
- a CDS encoding AfsR/SARP family transcriptional regulator has protein sequence MSYTMRIALNFSGRDVFEQQESAEVLLAQVSTDEHDVRARLLAILAAARVFTDPDAAADAARKSAHEAAKAGGAVARAWSLLAACVVDLSCAATEQRLSMTLEVLEIAQHSGESSIVPSAYFLHLAALAELGQIAELDQALCPVGPLMSTFPWLNDGRHVAWFRCLRATLDGHIETAEQMAHRAYAVALESNDPDAQSVRVGQLAIIRWIQGRVEELEPAFLVARQLAPHEPIWAVSLAWMWLRQGRRSAAQALIFALPPIAELPVDRNWLSTSCILAVVAAELDELALAQELHDALLPFEDRLMTIGLGVTCWGTVARPLGLLAAALGDAEAAISHYRNAVECAARVGAHPWLAEAQWELAELLAHRCQPGDHDEALFLAAEAAATGRALQLHGIEGAASTVLASLKPATRGGLAQTRPSVPRRAPRITVLGDFAVTSAEGTVARWQSRKARQLLKILVARRGAAVSRETVMHLLWPDESAQRLANRFSVATTVVRRALDPTGTLPGDTYLDSSEGLIRLRLDAVRVDVEEFLTEANAALVSTAPEATRRERLRDVLASYHGDPLTDDQEELWAAELRREAHIVFFAAAHALAESSAAADDHLTPIETYRRILALDGYDQRAHERLIEALARVGSHGQAAAARVEYSLRMEALGIPTRRDDPPSAQQSRPPRAPR, from the coding sequence ATGTCCTACACCATGAGAATTGCGCTGAATTTCTCCGGGCGGGACGTCTTCGAGCAGCAAGAGTCGGCGGAAGTGCTGCTGGCGCAGGTGAGTACTGATGAGCACGACGTGCGTGCCCGTCTTCTCGCGATTCTTGCGGCCGCTCGTGTTTTCACGGACCCGGATGCCGCTGCCGACGCTGCGCGAAAATCCGCGCACGAGGCGGCGAAGGCAGGTGGCGCCGTCGCTCGGGCCTGGTCTCTGCTGGCCGCGTGCGTGGTGGACTTGTCTTGTGCGGCCACCGAGCAACGGCTGTCGATGACCCTCGAGGTGCTCGAGATCGCCCAGCATTCCGGTGAGTCGTCGATCGTTCCGTCCGCCTACTTCCTGCATCTGGCAGCTCTGGCCGAGCTCGGTCAGATCGCCGAGCTCGATCAGGCTCTTTGCCCCGTGGGACCGTTGATGTCCACCTTCCCGTGGCTGAATGACGGTCGGCACGTCGCCTGGTTCCGCTGCTTGCGGGCGACGCTCGACGGGCACATCGAGACTGCCGAACAGATGGCACACCGCGCCTACGCGGTGGCCCTGGAAAGCAACGATCCCGACGCGCAGAGTGTGCGAGTCGGCCAGCTGGCGATCATCCGGTGGATACAGGGGCGAGTCGAGGAGCTCGAACCTGCCTTCCTTGTCGCGCGGCAACTCGCACCTCACGAACCGATCTGGGCGGTGTCTCTTGCGTGGATGTGGCTGCGACAAGGTCGCAGAAGTGCTGCGCAGGCCTTGATCTTCGCCCTTCCTCCGATTGCGGAGTTGCCCGTTGACCGCAACTGGCTATCGACGTCGTGCATCTTGGCGGTGGTCGCCGCAGAGCTGGATGAGCTCGCTTTGGCCCAAGAGCTGCACGACGCTCTCCTGCCTTTCGAGGATCGGCTGATGACGATCGGACTGGGCGTGACCTGCTGGGGTACTGTTGCCCGCCCGCTCGGGCTGCTTGCGGCCGCTCTCGGCGACGCGGAAGCTGCAATCTCGCACTACCGCAATGCTGTCGAGTGCGCCGCCCGCGTCGGCGCCCACCCCTGGCTCGCCGAAGCCCAGTGGGAGTTGGCCGAGCTGCTGGCACATCGCTGTCAGCCCGGGGATCACGACGAGGCGCTGTTTCTGGCCGCGGAGGCAGCCGCAACGGGTCGCGCGCTTCAACTGCACGGTATCGAGGGTGCCGCATCCACCGTCCTCGCCTCGCTGAAACCGGCGACCCGCGGTGGGCTCGCGCAGACGCGGCCGTCTGTTCCCCGGCGGGCACCGCGCATCACCGTGCTCGGCGACTTCGCCGTCACCTCGGCGGAGGGCACCGTCGCCCGTTGGCAGTCGCGCAAGGCCCGGCAGCTTCTCAAGATCCTCGTCGCGCGTCGTGGAGCGGCGGTCAGCCGGGAAACGGTGATGCACCTGCTCTGGCCGGATGAATCCGCTCAGCGTCTGGCCAATCGATTCTCCGTTGCCACGACGGTCGTGCGGCGTGCGCTCGACCCCACCGGCACGCTGCCCGGCGACACCTACCTGGATAGCAGTGAGGGGCTGATCCGGCTCCGGCTCGATGCGGTCCGAGTCGATGTGGAAGAGTTCCTCACGGAGGCGAACGCCGCGCTCGTTTCGACAGCGCCAGAGGCCACCCGTCGGGAACGGCTGAGGGATGTGCTTGCGAGCTATCACGGTGACCCGCTGACCGATGACCAGGAAGAGCTGTGGGCGGCAGAACTGCGACGCGAGGCCCATATCGTTTTCTTCGCTGCGGCGCATGCCCTCGCGGAATCGTCCGCTGCCGCCGACGATCACCTCACCCCGATCGAGACGTATCGACGCATCCTCGCGCTCGACGGTTACGACCAGCGTGCCCACGAACGACTCATCGAGGCCCTCGCCCGCGTCGGCTCGCACGGGCAGGCCGCCGCCGCAAGAGTCGAGTACTCGCTGCGGATGGAAGCCCTCGGTATCCCCACACGGCGAGACGATCCTCCCTCCGCTCAGCAGAGTCGACCGCCCCGAGCGCCGCGCTAG